From a region of the Bradyrhizobium manausense genome:
- a CDS encoding TetR/AcrR family transcriptional regulator produces MVYRRTHQVVKRLAARRSAILAAAREAAAEGGMAAVQIAPVAVRANVAAGTVYRYFPSKAELISELISEVSRDELAAIRRAADAAPGPSSALAAAVTTVAVHTLSQRRLAWGILAEPVDVDVSASRLASRREIAGEIAARIDAAVRAGHLPAQDTALAATALLGALHEALVGPLAPDNLEDPAKMRDAVQTVTLLALRAVGVMDARARGLVVQQTLLPTTKALVGA; encoded by the coding sequence ATGGTTTATCGGCGGACGCATCAAGTGGTGAAGCGCCTTGCGGCGCGGCGCAGCGCCATCCTGGCGGCGGCAAGGGAAGCCGCAGCCGAAGGGGGCATGGCGGCGGTGCAGATCGCGCCCGTCGCGGTCAGGGCCAACGTGGCCGCCGGGACCGTCTATCGTTACTTCCCTTCCAAGGCGGAGCTGATTTCCGAACTGATCTCCGAGGTCTCCCGCGACGAGCTCGCGGCGATCAGGCGGGCGGCCGATGCCGCGCCGGGGCCGTCCTCCGCGCTGGCAGCGGCGGTGACCACCGTGGCGGTCCACACGCTGTCGCAGCGCCGGCTGGCCTGGGGCATTTTGGCTGAGCCCGTCGACGTCGATGTCAGCGCGTCCAGGCTCGCCAGCCGCCGCGAGATCGCAGGTGAGATCGCCGCACGGATCGACGCTGCGGTGCGCGCCGGCCATCTGCCGGCGCAGGACACGGCCCTGGCCGCAACCGCGCTGCTCGGCGCGCTGCACGAGGCGCTGGTCGGGCCGCTGGCGCCCGACAATCTCGAAGATCCCGCGAAGATGCGCGATGCGGTGCAGACCGTGACGTTGCTGGCGCTGCGCGCCGTCGGCGTCATGGACGCCCGCGCGCGTGGTCTGGTGGTGCAGCAGACGCTGCTGCCGACGACCAAGGCGCTGGTCGGGGCTTAA
- a CDS encoding DUF6798 domain-containing protein: MADVNVTSDMVCQGRSTSISTFWAETFPVAAVATALSVLRTGFVFGLTNNLYHLPIVAGLYNEPQYQDDGFIQSLRYFASGVWLVLSGVEKYFDHIPLLFFILFFLSRLVCFVGFLCCATLLGVTERRDKIVFSLIVCFTAFLDGYSYAGSGGLFINYFTHSEMANGVALLAIYFGARGRYTAAVVAVGITAFINAFFAAWLVPPLVLIGIYHLSQRRTTIGQLSLRVLIGSVLSLPFLLVVLHGFLANPEFGHPLDIDFRSFLRQYFPGHFLIGSTSIGDIVGLLGVTLVGALAFFWPKRVAPELRAAYLGAILVYLIGIVLPSLTGSPILINLHLLRSGTVIHLLAALAIAALATNWLRRDGEATFLPACLVVLFLTFEGWTGLAFVAAVLIFVFRTGVAGPAPSYQRTAGYLVLAITVFVACPLAIRSGVNFNRLCDEAVAEWTDIGRWARLNTPSTAMFLTPRRPELEGRPEVSLADMALDRAGVFEFVSHRRIWVDFKRGGSSVLTPSYYRIWRPRMTDVDGLNSLAERMAYASRNGIGYVVDICQGPETGSGLLYRTKRLCVFSTGADRPAARKDTSPTADRSAG; this comes from the coding sequence ATGGCGGACGTCAACGTCACTTCTGACATGGTCTGCCAAGGTCGCTCGACCAGCATCTCGACCTTCTGGGCAGAAACCTTTCCGGTCGCAGCGGTCGCCACGGCGCTATCCGTGTTGCGCACGGGATTCGTCTTCGGCCTGACGAATAATCTCTATCATCTGCCGATCGTCGCCGGTCTCTACAACGAGCCGCAATATCAGGACGACGGGTTTATCCAGTCGTTGCGTTACTTCGCGTCCGGCGTCTGGCTGGTGTTGAGCGGAGTCGAGAAGTATTTCGACCACATTCCGCTGCTGTTCTTCATCCTGTTTTTCCTCTCCCGGCTCGTCTGCTTTGTCGGATTTCTCTGTTGCGCCACCCTGCTGGGGGTGACCGAGCGCCGCGACAAGATCGTCTTCAGCCTGATCGTCTGCTTCACCGCGTTTCTGGATGGCTACAGCTACGCCGGTTCCGGCGGTCTGTTCATCAACTACTTCACTCATTCGGAGATGGCGAATGGCGTGGCTCTTCTGGCAATCTACTTTGGCGCACGGGGCCGCTACACAGCAGCAGTCGTCGCCGTCGGCATCACGGCCTTCATCAACGCCTTCTTTGCGGCCTGGCTCGTGCCGCCGCTGGTGCTGATTGGAATCTATCATTTGTCGCAGCGGAGAACGACGATCGGCCAGCTCTCCTTGCGCGTGCTGATCGGCTCCGTTCTGAGCTTGCCGTTCCTGCTGGTCGTGCTTCACGGGTTTCTCGCAAATCCGGAATTTGGTCACCCGCTGGACATCGATTTTCGCAGTTTCCTTCGCCAGTATTTTCCGGGGCATTTCCTGATCGGTTCGACCTCGATCGGCGACATCGTCGGACTGCTTGGTGTCACCCTCGTCGGTGCGCTTGCGTTCTTCTGGCCGAAGCGGGTCGCCCCCGAATTGCGGGCAGCCTATTTGGGGGCCATTCTGGTCTATCTGATCGGCATCGTCCTTCCTTCCCTCACGGGATCACCGATTCTTATCAACCTTCATCTGCTGCGATCGGGCACGGTCATTCACCTGCTTGCCGCCCTGGCGATTGCGGCACTGGCGACGAACTGGTTGCGGCGCGACGGGGAGGCGACTTTCCTCCCGGCCTGTCTTGTCGTGCTGTTCCTGACCTTTGAAGGCTGGACCGGCCTGGCATTCGTTGCCGCCGTTTTGATCTTTGTCTTTCGAACTGGCGTGGCTGGACCGGCGCCGTCCTATCAGCGCACCGCCGGCTACCTGGTGCTTGCCATCACCGTGTTCGTTGCATGCCCGCTCGCGATCCGGTCCGGCGTCAACTTCAACCGTCTCTGCGATGAGGCGGTTGCCGAATGGACCGACATTGGCAGGTGGGCGCGTCTCAACACGCCTTCCACGGCGATGTTCCTCACGCCAAGACGACCGGAGCTCGAGGGTCGGCCCGAAGTGAGCCTTGCCGATATGGCGCTGGATCGCGCCGGCGTCTTCGAGTTCGTCTCGCATCGTCGCATCTGGGTCGATTTCAAACGCGGTGGATCGTCGGTGCTGACGCCTTCCTACTATCGAATCTGGCGACCCCGGATGACCGACGTCGATGGCCTCAATTCGCTCGCGGAGCGAATGGCTTACGCGTCGCGCAACGGCATCGGCTATGTCGTCGACATCTGTCAGGGCCCGGAAACGGGAAGCGGCCTGCTCTATCGAACGAAGCGGCTCTGCGTATTTTCAACGGGCGCCGATCGGCCTGCGGCACGGAAAGACACATCGCCGACGGCCGATCGATCTGCCGGTTGA
- a CDS encoding Flp family type IVb pilin produces MKNLVSRFVKDESGATAIEYGLIAAGIALAIITVVNNLGTTLNTKFGSISSSLK; encoded by the coding sequence ATGAAGAACCTCGTTTCGCGTTTCGTGAAGGATGAGTCCGGCGCCACCGCCATCGAATACGGCCTGATCGCTGCCGGCATCGCGCTGGCGATCATCACCGTCGTCAACAACCTCGGCACCACGCTGAACACCAAGTTCGGCTCGATCTCGTCCAGCCTCAAGTAA
- a CDS encoding DUF1036 domain-containing protein, whose product MIAESPRSPLRLLARLVPVLAVGLMCLWASPAAADFRLCNNTSSRVGIALGYKDADGWTTEGWWNISSRSCETLLRGTLVARYYYIYAIDYDRGGEWSGQAFMCSRDKEFTIRGTEDCLARGYDRTGYFEVDTGEQRAWTVQLTDVNEQPSQPRVPGMPGPVGPGGGVPGLPNSPPGGTPPAAPGLPPAPSPPSGNKP is encoded by the coding sequence ATGATCGCCGAATCTCCCCGCTCCCCCCTTCGCCTGCTCGCCCGGTTGGTCCCGGTGCTCGCGGTTGGCCTGATGTGCCTCTGGGCCAGCCCGGCCGCGGCCGATTTCCGGCTTTGCAACAACACCTCCAGCCGGGTCGGCATCGCGCTCGGCTACAAGGACGCCGACGGCTGGACCACCGAAGGCTGGTGGAACATCTCGTCCCGCTCCTGCGAGACCCTGCTGCGGGGAACGCTGGTCGCCCGCTACTATTACATCTACGCGATCGACTATGACCGCGGCGGCGAATGGTCGGGGCAGGCCTTCATGTGCTCGCGCGACAAGGAATTCACGATCCGCGGCACCGAGGACTGTCTGGCGCGCGGCTACGACCGGACCGGCTATTTCGAGGTCGATACCGGCGAGCAGCGGGCGTGGACGGTGCAGCTCACCGACGTCAATGAGCAGCCGTCGCAGCCGCGTGTCCCCGGGATGCCCGGCCCTGTCGGCCCTGGTGGCGGCGTTCCGGGTTTGCCCAATAGTCCGCCCGGTGGTACGCCCCCGGCCGCACCTGGCCTCCCGCCAGCCCCCTCGCCACCGTCTGGGAATAAGCCATGA
- a CDS encoding phosphatase PAP2 family protein translates to MVDTDAKTAWQLFHLNWLPIATMGGLLMLGLSITGLRLEPVAYGITLAIAASFVAIAYRHRIARGDLADPKLIFSLGTIGQVIITCAIVGPLSYVAGKMGFPLQDHALLAIDRALGLDPEPIARFVNDQPWLSDLLSRGYGLIKWPLLGVPVVLSLTARYVRLQLFMLAMSLALAVTIAISALVPAIGTYYALQLPAAHLPEINTTVYAGQLRDILALRDGSLHELRLFRLAGIVSFPSFHAASAVLYMWALWPVRRIGGIAAALNVLMIAAAPVIGAHYIIDVAGGVALAAASIWAAKAYLEWMSRAANDVAKDAATVWQPGLG, encoded by the coding sequence ATGGTCGACACGGACGCCAAGACCGCCTGGCAGCTCTTCCATTTGAACTGGCTTCCCATCGCAACCATGGGCGGCCTGCTCATGCTTGGCCTGTCCATCACCGGCCTCAGGCTCGAGCCGGTCGCCTACGGCATCACGCTTGCGATCGCGGCCTCTTTCGTGGCCATCGCCTATCGCCACCGCATCGCCAGGGGCGATCTCGCCGATCCGAAACTGATCTTCTCGCTCGGCACGATTGGCCAGGTCATCATCACCTGCGCCATCGTCGGGCCGCTCAGCTATGTCGCCGGCAAGATGGGGTTTCCGCTCCAGGACCACGCGCTGCTCGCAATCGATCGCGCGCTCGGTCTGGATCCGGAGCCGATCGCACGCTTCGTCAACGACCAGCCCTGGCTCTCGGACTTGCTCTCGCGCGGCTACGGCCTGATCAAATGGCCGCTGCTCGGCGTTCCCGTCGTGCTGTCGCTGACGGCGCGTTACGTGCGGCTGCAATTGTTCATGCTGGCGATGAGCCTTGCGCTCGCGGTCACCATCGCGATCTCCGCGCTGGTGCCAGCCATCGGCACCTATTACGCACTGCAATTGCCGGCCGCGCATTTGCCGGAGATCAACACCACTGTTTACGCCGGGCAGTTGCGCGACATCCTGGCGCTGCGCGACGGCAGCCTGCATGAGCTGCGATTGTTCAGACTCGCCGGCATCGTCTCGTTTCCGAGCTTTCACGCCGCCTCCGCCGTGCTCTATATGTGGGCGCTGTGGCCGGTGCGCCGTATCGGCGGCATCGCTGCCGCGCTCAATGTCCTGATGATTGCGGCAGCGCCGGTGATCGGCGCGCATTACATCATCGACGTCGCCGGTGGCGTTGCGCTGGCGGCAGCGTCGATCTGGGCCGCGAAGGCTTATCTGGAATGGATGAGCCGCGCGGCGAATGACGTCGCGAAGGACGCAGCGACCGTCTGGCAGCCCGGCCTCGGCTAG
- the ybgF gene encoding tol-pal system protein YbgF, with translation MSSRFKVFTGTVVTAALLCFCTPVFAQSDDGDPEIRIERLENQLRQLTGQNEELQYRNRQLEDRIRQLEGGAQGATPGQPPVQPNVAGVPPAQVAPGYRQQLPQQAMQPNYEQPQIASPAPIVQEQPGPGAPGVRRRGDAFDPSQTPNAPGAPRALGGGQQPMSAGGGQVGGRGAGEPLDLSNNGGRYPQAAAPAQPGYPPAQQGYPAPPAGAPALATLPPSATPRDEFDLGIGYMQRKDYALAEQTMKNFAAKYPNDPLLGDAQYWLGESYFQRQQYRDSAEAFLAVTTKYDKSAKAPDALLRLGQSLAALKEKEAACAAFGEVGRKYPRASGGVKAAVEREQKRVKC, from the coding sequence ATGTCATCCAGATTTAAGGTCTTTACCGGCACCGTGGTCACCGCCGCGCTGCTCTGCTTTTGCACGCCTGTCTTCGCTCAGTCGGACGACGGCGACCCCGAGATTCGGATCGAGCGGCTGGAGAACCAGCTGCGCCAGCTCACCGGCCAGAACGAAGAGCTGCAATATCGCAACCGCCAGCTCGAGGATCGCATCCGGCAGCTCGAGGGCGGCGCGCAGGGCGCGACGCCCGGCCAGCCGCCGGTCCAGCCCAATGTCGCAGGCGTCCCACCGGCTCAGGTCGCCCCCGGCTATCGCCAGCAGCTGCCGCAACAGGCCATGCAGCCGAACTACGAGCAGCCGCAGATCGCGTCTCCCGCGCCGATCGTCCAGGAGCAGCCGGGCCCCGGCGCTCCCGGCGTTCGCCGCCGCGGCGATGCATTCGACCCGAGCCAGACCCCGAATGCGCCCGGTGCACCGCGCGCACTCGGTGGCGGCCAGCAGCCGATGTCGGCGGGCGGTGGCCAGGTTGGCGGGCGCGGCGCCGGCGAGCCGCTCGATCTCAGCAACAACGGTGGCCGCTATCCGCAGGCCGCAGCGCCGGCCCAGCCCGGCTATCCGCCGGCGCAACAGGGCTATCCCGCGCCGCCGGCCGGCGCTCCGGCGCTCGCGACGCTGCCGCCCTCGGCGACGCCGCGCGACGAGTTCGATCTCGGCATCGGCTACATGCAGCGCAAGGACTACGCGCTCGCCGAGCAGACCATGAAGAATTTCGCCGCGAAGTATCCGAACGACCCGCTGCTCGGCGACGCCCAATACTGGCTCGGCGAAAGCTATTTCCAGCGCCAGCAATATCGCGATTCCGCCGAAGCCTTCCTCGCCGTCACCACGAAGTACGACAAATCGGCCAAGGCCCCGGACGCGCTGCTGCGGCTCGGCCAGTCGCTCGCCGCGCTGAAGGAGAAGGAAGCCGCCTGCGCCGCCTTCGGCGAGGTCGGCCGCAAATATCCGCGTGCGTCGGGCGGCGTCAAAGCTGCCGTCGAGCGCGAGCAGAAGCGGGTGAAGTGCTAG
- a CDS encoding DUF1244 domain-containing protein has product MAIDDKTRTELEAAAFRRLVEHLKTRTDVQNIDLMNLAGFCRNCLSNWLKDAADAQGVPLSKDESREEIYGMPYETWKAKHQGTATPEQIGAMKKVHPHNH; this is encoded by the coding sequence ATGGCAATCGACGACAAAACCAGAACGGAGCTCGAGGCGGCCGCTTTTCGGCGCCTGGTCGAACATCTGAAGACGCGGACCGACGTCCAGAACATCGATCTGATGAATCTGGCAGGCTTCTGCCGCAACTGCCTCTCCAACTGGCTCAAGGACGCCGCGGACGCTCAAGGCGTGCCCCTGAGCAAGGACGAGAGCCGGGAGGAAATCTACGGCATGCCTTACGAGACCTGGAAGGCGAAGCACCAGGGCACGGCCACGCCCGAGCAGATCGGGGCGATGAAGAAGGTCCATCCCCACAATCACTGA
- the ftsH gene encoding ATP-dependent zinc metalloprotease FtsH, protein MNANLRNFALWVIIVLLLLALFTLFQNPGQRASSQDIAFSQLLSDVDQGRVRDVVIQGPDIHGTFTTGQSFQTYAPNDPTLVKRLYDSKVQITAKPPGDNVPWFVSLLVSWLPFIALIGVWIFLSRQMQGGAGKAMGFGKSRAKMLTEAHGRVTFEDVAGVDEAKQDLQEIVEFLRDPGKFQRLGGRIPRGVLLVGPPGTGKTLIARAVAGEANVPFFTISGSDFVEMFVGVGASRVRDMFEQAKKNAPCIIFIDEIDAVGRHRGAGLGGGNDEREQTLNQLLVEMDGFEANEGVILIAATNRPDVLDPALLRPGRFDRQVVVPNPDVVGREQILKVHVRKVPLAPDINLKTIARGTPGFSGADLMNLVNEAALTAARRNKRMVTQAEFEEAKDKVMMGAERKSLVMTEEEKLLTAYHEGGHAIVGLNVPATDPIHKATIIPRGRALGMVMQLPERDKLSMSLEQMTSRLAIMMGGRVAEELIFGREKVTSGAASDIEQATRLARMMVTRWGLSEELGTVSYGENQDEVFLGMSVSRTQNASEATVQKIDSEIRRLVEEGYKEATRILTEKHGDLEALAKGLLEFETLSGDEIIDLLKGKKPNRESVLEPTTPRASAVPPAGKSRPRPDPDPGLEPQPQA, encoded by the coding sequence ATGAACGCCAATCTGCGCAATTTCGCCCTCTGGGTCATCATTGTTTTGCTGCTGTTGGCGTTGTTCACGCTCTTCCAGAATCCGGGTCAACGGGCCTCCTCGCAGGACATCGCGTTCTCCCAGCTCCTGAGCGATGTTGACCAGGGTCGCGTCCGTGACGTCGTGATCCAGGGTCCCGATATTCACGGCACCTTTACCACCGGCCAGAGCTTCCAGACCTATGCGCCGAACGACCCGACGCTGGTGAAGCGCCTCTATGACAGCAAGGTCCAGATCACCGCGAAGCCGCCCGGCGACAACGTGCCGTGGTTCGTCTCGTTGCTCGTCTCCTGGCTGCCCTTCATCGCGCTGATCGGCGTGTGGATCTTCCTGTCGCGACAGATGCAGGGCGGCGCCGGCAAGGCGATGGGCTTCGGCAAGTCGCGCGCGAAGATGCTGACCGAGGCCCATGGCCGCGTCACCTTCGAGGACGTCGCCGGCGTGGACGAGGCCAAGCAGGACCTCCAGGAGATCGTCGAATTCCTCCGCGACCCCGGCAAATTCCAGCGCCTCGGCGGTCGCATTCCGCGCGGCGTGCTGCTGGTCGGCCCTCCCGGCACCGGTAAGACGCTGATCGCCCGCGCGGTCGCGGGCGAAGCCAACGTGCCGTTCTTCACCATTTCGGGTTCGGACTTCGTCGAAATGTTCGTCGGCGTCGGCGCCAGCCGCGTCCGCGACATGTTCGAGCAGGCCAAGAAGAACGCGCCCTGCATCATCTTCATCGACGAAATCGATGCGGTCGGTCGTCACCGTGGCGCCGGTCTCGGCGGCGGCAATGACGAGCGCGAGCAGACGCTGAACCAGTTGCTGGTCGAGATGGACGGCTTCGAGGCGAACGAGGGCGTGATCCTGATCGCCGCCACCAACCGTCCCGACGTGCTCGATCCCGCGCTGCTGCGTCCGGGCCGCTTCGACCGTCAGGTCGTGGTGCCCAATCCCGACGTCGTCGGCCGCGAGCAGATCCTCAAGGTTCACGTCCGCAAGGTGCCGCTGGCCCCCGATATCAACCTCAAGACCATCGCGCGCGGCACGCCTGGATTCTCCGGCGCCGACCTGATGAACCTCGTCAACGAAGCCGCGCTCACCGCTGCCCGCCGCAACAAACGCATGGTGACCCAGGCCGAGTTCGAGGAGGCCAAGGACAAGGTGATGATGGGCGCCGAGCGCAAATCGCTCGTCATGACCGAGGAAGAGAAGCTGCTGACGGCCTATCACGAGGGCGGCCACGCCATCGTCGGCCTCAACGTGCCTGCGACCGATCCGATCCACAAGGCGACGATCATTCCGCGCGGCCGTGCGCTCGGCATGGTCATGCAGCTGCCCGAGCGCGACAAGCTGTCGATGTCTCTGGAGCAGATGACCTCGCGCCTTGCCATCATGATGGGCGGCCGCGTCGCCGAAGAGCTGATCTTCGGCCGCGAGAAGGTGACCTCTGGTGCTGCCTCCGACATCGAGCAGGCCACGCGCCTTGCCCGGATGATGGTGACGCGCTGGGGCCTGTCGGAAGAACTCGGCACCGTCTCCTACGGCGAAAACCAGGACGAGGTGTTCTTGGGCATGTCGGTCTCGCGCACGCAGAACGCGTCTGAGGCGACCGTGCAGAAGATCGACTCCGAGATCCGCCGTCTGGTCGAGGAAGGCTACAAGGAAGCGACCCGCATCCTCACCGAGAAGCATGGCGATCTCGAAGCGCTGGCCAAGGGCCTGCTCGAGTTCGAAACGCTCAGCGGTGACGAGATCATCGACCTGCTCAAGGGCAAGAAGCCGAACCGCGAGTCCGTGCTCGAGCCGACCACGCCGCGCGCTTCCGCCGTGCCGCCGGCCGGCAAATCGCGCCCGCGGCCCGATCCGGATCCCGGCCTGGAGCCGCAGCCGCAGGCGTAA
- the tilS gene encoding tRNA lysidine(34) synthetase TilS, which produces MSDGDNSPISARAAKQLFAELKAAPALVLAVSGGPDSVALMWLAARWRRSFTRGPELTVVTVDHGLRAEAAREAREVKRLAAKLGLAHRTLRWRGAKPTTGLPAAAREARYRLLVQAARSAGASHVLTAHTRDDQAETLLMRLLRGSGIAGLSAMARFSSRDGVVLARPLLDVPKSQLIATLKRAGIGFADDPTNRDASFTRPRLRALLPQLAAEGGDARTLVRLSVRLARANAAVEVLTDGAERFLRLRDRGQQPQPGVRSFEAAAFATLPEEVRLRLLLRAIDALGHEGPAELGKIETLLAALDQAVRDQNMAGASRARANGRAILKQTLAGALISLAGGRIHVAPAPARRRKGAQKGA; this is translated from the coding sequence ATGTCCGACGGCGACAATTCTCCGATCTCCGCACGCGCGGCGAAGCAGCTCTTTGCCGAGTTGAAGGCTGCGCCGGCGCTGGTGCTCGCGGTCTCCGGCGGACCCGACTCGGTCGCGCTGATGTGGCTCGCGGCGCGCTGGCGGCGCAGTTTTACGCGCGGCCCTGAGCTCACGGTCGTCACCGTCGATCATGGTTTGCGGGCAGAGGCCGCACGCGAAGCGCGCGAGGTCAAGCGGCTCGCCGCCAAGCTTGGCCTTGCGCACCGGACCCTGCGCTGGCGCGGCGCCAAGCCGACGACGGGATTGCCCGCCGCCGCGCGCGAAGCCCGCTACCGCCTGCTCGTGCAAGCCGCCCGCAGCGCCGGCGCAAGCCACGTGCTGACCGCTCATACCCGTGACGACCAGGCCGAGACGCTTCTGATGCGGCTGCTCCGCGGCAGCGGCATCGCCGGGCTCTCGGCGATGGCGCGCTTCTCGAGCCGTGACGGCGTCGTGCTGGCGCGTCCGCTGCTCGATGTTCCGAAATCGCAACTGATCGCAACCCTGAAGCGGGCCGGGATCGGCTTCGCCGACGACCCCACCAACCGCGACGCGTCCTTCACGCGGCCCCGGCTTCGCGCACTGCTGCCGCAGCTCGCAGCCGAGGGCGGCGACGCCCGCACGCTGGTGCGGCTCTCGGTGCGGCTTGCCCGCGCCAACGCGGCGGTCGAGGTCCTGACCGACGGCGCCGAGCGCTTCCTCCGATTGCGGGATCGCGGCCAACAGCCGCAGCCGGGCGTTCGCAGTTTCGAGGCCGCGGCTTTTGCCACTTTGCCGGAAGAAGTCCGGCTGCGGCTCCTGCTGCGGGCGATCGACGCGCTCGGCCACGAAGGGCCTGCGGAACTCGGCAAGATCGAGACCCTGCTGGCCGCGCTCGATCAGGCCGTGCGCGATCAGAACATGGCTGGCGCGTCCCGCGCGCGGGCAAATGGCCGTGCGATCCTGAAGCAGACCCTGGCGGGAGCCTTGATCAGCCTTGCCGGGGGGCGTATCCACGTCGCGCCTGCGCCGGCCCGTCGTCGCAAAGGAGCGCAAAAGGGGGCCTGA
- the pyk gene encoding pyruvate kinase, which produces MRRLRRIKILATLGPASSDLAMIRRLFEAGADVFRINMSHTPHDKMRELVATIRNVESSYGRPIGILVDLQGPKLRLGSFAEGSVQLQNGQTFTLDSDKTPGDANRVNLPHPEILAALRPGHALLLDDGKVRLIAEETTKEHAVTRVVVGGKMSDRKGVSLPDTDLPVSAMTPKDRADLEAALVTGVDWIALSFVQRADDVLEAKKMIRGRAAVMAKIEKPQAIDRLADIIEASDALMVARGDLGVELPLERVPSLQKQMTRMARRAGKPVVVATQMLESMIQSPVPTRAEVSDVATAVYEGADAIMLSAESAAGKFPVEAVSTMNRIGEEVERDPTYRSVITAQRPAPESTAGDAIADAARQIAETLDLPALICWTSSGSTAARVARERPKPPVVAITPNITAGRRLAVVWGVHCVVAEDARDQDDMVSRAGQIAFRDGFVRAGQRVIIVAGVPLGIPGTTNMVRIASVGPEGDANL; this is translated from the coding sequence ATGAGGCGTCTTCGCCGTATCAAGATTCTCGCGACCCTCGGACCCGCCTCTTCGGATCTCGCGATGATCCGCCGCCTGTTCGAGGCCGGCGCCGACGTGTTCCGCATCAATATGAGCCACACCCCGCATGACAAGATGCGGGAGCTGGTGGCGACGATCCGCAACGTCGAGAGCAGCTACGGCCGCCCGATCGGCATCCTAGTCGACCTCCAGGGCCCGAAGCTCCGGCTCGGCTCCTTCGCCGAAGGCTCGGTCCAGCTCCAGAACGGTCAGACCTTCACGCTCGATTCCGACAAGACGCCGGGCGATGCCAATCGCGTCAACCTTCCCCATCCCGAGATCCTGGCGGCGCTACGGCCCGGCCACGCGCTGCTGCTCGACGACGGCAAGGTGCGGCTGATCGCGGAAGAGACCACCAAGGAACACGCGGTGACGCGTGTCGTGGTCGGCGGCAAGATGTCCGACCGCAAGGGCGTCAGCCTGCCCGACACCGATCTGCCGGTCTCGGCAATGACGCCGAAGGACCGCGCCGACCTCGAGGCCGCGCTCGTCACCGGCGTCGACTGGATCGCGCTCTCTTTCGTGCAGCGCGCCGATGACGTGCTCGAAGCCAAGAAGATGATCCGCGGCCGTGCCGCTGTGATGGCCAAGATCGAGAAGCCGCAGGCGATCGACCGCCTCGCCGACATCATCGAGGCCTCCGACGCGCTGATGGTGGCGCGCGGCGACCTCGGTGTCGAGCTGCCGCTCGAGCGTGTGCCGAGCCTGCAGAAGCAAATGACGCGCATGGCGCGGCGCGCCGGCAAGCCGGTGGTGGTCGCGACGCAAATGCTGGAATCGATGATCCAGTCGCCGGTGCCGACCCGCGCCGAAGTCTCCGACGTCGCCACCGCCGTCTATGAGGGCGCCGACGCCATCATGCTGTCGGCGGAATCGGCGGCCGGCAAATTCCCGGTCGAGGCGGTCTCGACCATGAACCGCATCGGCGAGGAGGTCGAGCGCGACCCGACTTACCGCTCGGTGATCACGGCCCAGCGCCCGGCGCCGGAATCCACCGCGGGCGATGCCATCGCGGACGCCGCGCGACAGATCGCCGAGACGCTCGACCTGCCCGCCCTGATCTGCTGGACCAGCTCCGGCTCGACCGCAGCGCGCGTGGCGCGCGAGCGGCCGAAGCCGCCGGTCGTGGCGATCACGCCGAACATCACCGCCGGCCGCCGGCTCGCCGTCGTCTGGGGCGTGCATTGCGTGGTGGCGGAGGACGCGCGCGACCAGGACGACATGGTGAGTCGCGCCGGCCAGATCGCCTTCCGCGACGGTTTCGTCCGCGCCGGCCAGCGCGTGATCATCGTCGCCGGCGTACCGCTCGGCATTCCCGGCACCACCAACATGGTGCGCATCGCCTCGGTCGGCCCCGAGGGCGACGCGAATTTGTGA
- the pal gene encoding peptidoglycan-associated lipoprotein Pal: protein MKYPMRILQGLKLAAVVAIALSMGACAKQNAGLDANASAATPGSQQDFVVNVGDRVFFESDQTDLTPQAIVTLEKQAQWLQTYPRYSFTIEGHADERGTREYNIALGARRAQSVRSFLASRGIDANRMRTISYGKERPVAVCNDISCWSQNRRAVTVLNASS, encoded by the coding sequence ATGAAATATCCTATGCGTATCCTCCAGGGATTGAAGCTGGCTGCAGTGGTCGCAATCGCGCTGTCGATGGGGGCGTGCGCCAAGCAGAATGCGGGCCTGGATGCCAATGCGAGCGCGGCGACGCCGGGCAGCCAGCAGGATTTCGTGGTGAACGTGGGCGACCGCGTGTTCTTCGAGAGCGACCAGACCGATCTGACCCCGCAGGCGATCGTGACCCTGGAGAAGCAGGCGCAGTGGCTGCAGACCTATCCGCGCTACTCCTTCACCATTGAAGGTCACGCTGACGAGCGCGGCACCCGCGAGTACAACATCGCCCTCGGCGCCCGCAGAGCCCAGTCGGTGCGCTCGTTCCTCGCCTCGCGCGGCATCGATGCGAACCGCATGCGCACGATCTCCTACGGCAAGGAGCGCCCGGTCGCCGTGTGTAACGACATCTCCTGCTGGTCGCAGAACCGTCGTGCTGTGACCGTGCTGAACGCGAGCTCCTGA